In Clostridium sp. DL-VIII, the following proteins share a genomic window:
- a CDS encoding AIR synthase family protein yields MKEGKLDFDDLRSIILNNKTVKRNEVKVRNDVGEDCTIIDFGEHEGIFSTDPITGASENVGKLAVHINCNDIASSGGEPIGILVTILAPTSASLEDINKVMNEIDEEAAKINVEIIGGHTEVTSAVNKMVISVTVIGKNLKGKSVKTAGAEINDDVIVTKSIGIEGTHILINEYENRIKRILSEEEIKFGKNLINEISVLEEGKIGGEFGVNSMHDITEGGLLGGLFEVAMASNKGFKIYKDRIPVLEITKKVCEEFKIDPLRLISSGSMLITTKSGEKLVERLNKQGISASIIGKICEREGILVDNEEEIKVEPPKRDELFNVE; encoded by the coding sequence ATGAAGGAAGGAAAATTAGATTTTGATGATCTAAGAAGTATCATATTAAATAATAAAACAGTTAAGAGAAATGAAGTAAAGGTTAGAAATGATGTCGGAGAAGACTGTACAATAATTGATTTTGGAGAACATGAAGGGATATTTTCTACAGATCCCATAACTGGAGCAAGCGAAAATGTAGGAAAATTAGCTGTACATATAAATTGCAATGATATTGCCTCATCAGGGGGAGAGCCTATAGGGATCTTAGTTACTATTTTAGCACCTACATCTGCAAGCTTAGAGGATATAAATAAAGTTATGAATGAAATTGATGAGGAAGCAGCTAAGATTAATGTTGAAATCATAGGAGGACATACAGAAGTAACCAGCGCAGTTAATAAAATGGTTATATCGGTTACTGTCATAGGAAAGAACTTAAAAGGTAAATCAGTCAAAACAGCAGGGGCAGAAATAAATGATGATGTAATAGTAACGAAAAGTATAGGAATCGAAGGGACTCATATTTTAATAAATGAATATGAAAATAGAATAAAAAGAATTTTATCTGAAGAAGAAATAAAGTTTGGGAAGAATTTAATAAATGAAATCAGCGTTTTAGAAGAGGGAAAGATAGGCGGAGAATTTGGAGTGAATTCAATGCATGATATAACAGAAGGCGGTCTTCTTGGAGGGTTATTTGAGGTGGCTATGGCATCAAATAAAGGATTTAAAATATATAAAGATAGAATACCAGTGCTTGAAATAACAAAAAAAGTCTGCGAAGAATTTAAAATAGATCCCCTTAGACTCATATCATCTGGAAGCATGCTTATTACCACTAAAAGTGGAGAGAAGTTGGTTGAAAGACTCAATAAACAAGGTATAAGTGCCAGCATAATAGGGAAGATATGTGAGCGTGAGGGGATTTTAGTTGATAATGAAGAAGAAATAAAAGTAGAGCCACCTAAAAGAGATGAACTATTTAATGTAGAATAA